The Cervus canadensis isolate Bull #8, Minnesota chromosome 5, ASM1932006v1, whole genome shotgun sequence genome contains the following window.
AATTAATTGGTAAGTATCATTAATCTAAATTGCAGATGAAAACATTTGAGGCTTACAGAGATAAAGAAATTTACAAGATCCAGCTCACTAATACCAGATACTCTTCATTTGCCATGAGATACTTATTTAATAACTAAGACTGATTATGACAAtgcaaacaaaatttaaaaacactttacacacacaaagatataatgtgaatattaaatCATAATCTGTTTATTTCAAACACAAACATGAAGAACTCTTCCTGGGATAAATCACTGTGCCTAATATGGGTCTCTATGGCTTCTTTAAAAGTAATGTTGAAGATGATTCTTCCTAAGTTTAAAGCATGGTTAAATATTTCTCTGTATTATTGctcaaaatgttgatttttttcctattcctgggtgcacaggcaaaaaaaaaaaaaaaaagtcaagttccTTTGTGTGTCTTGAACTGTGTGATAGATATGTTCATAAATGTTTCCTCAATCACTTCTCATAACAGCCTGTGAGGTGGTAATTAATGTTCTCActtgattttagaggaaacaaACTGTAAGGTGCCAAGAAATATACCCCAGATCATGAAGTTGCAAGTGGGGAAAAACAAGATTCTTACCTTGTCTTtctgattattaaaataatttgtttttaccACTGGGATTGTCATTGTCCATACATTACAAGAGAGTCTGTGggattatgttttttatttaattggagagagaagagaattgGAATTGAAGAGAAGAGGATAAAGTAGACCTTCAATGAAATAAATGCCACATGGCTATCAATAGTAGAGGCttacctcatagctcagtcagtaaagaagctgccttcaatgcaagagacccaggctagattcctgggtctggaagatcccctggagaaggaaatggcaaaccattccagtaagCTTATCTGGAGAAtctcctgggcagaggagcctggcaggttacagtccatggggtcgcaagagttggacatgacctagtgaatAAACCACTACCATCAATAAATTATACTGTGTGTGTAtctagtgtttgtgtgtgtatgtgtatctgtgtttgATGATCAATTTCCTTCATATATACTTGTCTCTTATGTtgaattgaaataattatagtTATTATGACCATATCAAAAGGAGTTTAGTAGGCATTGTTTATTATGGGttaaggatgtggaggaaaaaaTCCAATCATGCTTCTGTTATTTATTATCTGGTTGATCTTAGGATTCTTAAATTATCTTTGCTTCATATTTCTTAATGTGTGAAATAAGCATAAAATGAGGGTAGCAATCATCTCATAAGtttttaataagaattaaaaaaacaaatgcctACAAAATACCTGAGAGTAAAGTAAGTGTTCAGGAAGTTTACAGTAAtaagatttttattattactgtcattattattattattaacatggctttctgagatttttctcatctgcaaaactaATGAAATAATAACATCCACACAGGTTGCTGCCATGCCATGCATATGGAAGTCAATCATTAAAAGTATGTAATTAGCTCTTAAAAAGCTGTTGGATTTAAGTgatgcatgcttgctcagttgtgaatgagttcaaactctttgtgaccctacagacagtagtccaccaagctcctctgtccaagggattcaccaggcaagaataccagagtgggttgtcatgccctgctccaggggatcttcctgactcagggatcgaacccgaatctagatgcatctcctgcattgcaggcagaatctttatcactgaaccaccggAGAAGCCCAGATTTGGGCGATATGCTTTCTTAAATGTATTTCAGTAGCTCTTGTATCTTTTCATTACTTTCCCATTAGCAATACACTGTTATACTTTATGTCAACAATTACAACTAATCGGTTGCCAGGAGTTCTTTTCTCTGGCTTCTATCTCCAAACTGAACCTCAAGGCCCTTCATTCAAGACATACAAACACCTTTACTAGAGTTATACCCAAGAATCCCTCTTTTTGAATCCCTCTCTCTCTTACACTCATATTCTCAATTACTTGTGCTGGCTTCCCATTTCCTAACAGTAAGAGTGAAATTCCTCAGCTTTGAATTCATAGGCTTTGCATGTGTTTTCTGTCCCTCTTTTCAGCCTTTGTTGCCACTCTACATGAAATCTACTGAATCACATTAGGTTATGAACCATCTCACATGATTAATGGCCTAGAGATCATCTCCTGCTTCTGTCTGCATAGGGGTTTTCATgtctatatattaaaaatcacCTTCACTCAGGAGAGAATTTTAATAATCTTCAAAAgatcaggacttttttttttcctgtcttaaaacatattattaaatatCAGAACTCAATAGAATCtgggcatttattattttttacactgACACTCTTAATTCAAGATTGAGCTAATAAATTGTGACTTTTTTCAGGtaacataataaataataaccaAAGATACATGGATAATGGAAACAACGTGATGGAGTTTATTCTACTGGGACTCACAGAATCCAAAGATGCAGAAAATCATATCTGTTGCCTTCATTGTCTCTGTGGTAGGAAATGTGCTCACAATGGTCACTATCATCACCAGCCCATTACGGGGGTACCCCATGTATCATTTCCTGGCTCATCTCTCATTCATTGATGCCTGCTATGCCTGTGTCAGTACCCCTAAAGTGATCATAGATTCCTTCTATGAAAAGAAAACCAGCCCTTTCAATGAATGCATGACCCAAGTCTTCAGGGAACATCTGTTTGCAGGTGTTGATGTCATCCTGCTcactgtgatggcctatgaccgatacgtggccatctgtaagccctGGCACTATACGACCATCATGAATTGGCGGTTGTGTCAGGTGCTAGTGGAAATGGCATGGGTGGGGGGCGTTATTCATTCAACCATACAGATCCTCTTCATCCTCAGTTTACCCTTCTGTGGCCCTAACATCATAGATCACTT
Protein-coding sequences here:
- the LOC122442588 gene encoding olfactory receptor 4C46-like; the protein is MQKIISVAFIVSVVGNVLTMVTIITSPLRGYPMYHFLAHLSFIDACYACVSTPKVIIDSFYEKKTSPFNECMTQVFREHLFAGVDVILLTVMAYDRYVAICKPWHYTTIMNWRLCQVLVEMAWVGGVIHSTIQILFILSLPFCGPNIIDHFMCDLNPLLDLACTDTHILGFFVPANTGLICLSNFLLLIGSYVIILCSLRAHSLEARRKALSTCVSHITAVILFLVPCLFVYLRPTVALPVDKAVSVFYTDNSHVKSFHLYFEK